A stretch of Candidatus Methylacidithermus pantelleriae DNA encodes these proteins:
- the ygfZ gene encoding CAF17-like 4Fe-4S cluster assembly/insertion protein YgfZ, with protein sequence MKAFQLQPLYETIRRGGKAWYPLGPRVLWRVTGKDGLRYLHGQLTRDILNQPPGTACYALALTPKGKLEAECTVCRGIAGELWVEAPWELKEVLQKRWEKFLVADEVLFEECSLAWSLIHCFGSEPPVLSSNFLCWESRRLGLPGWDLWVPVGELEKLSVDLPQVPEPLWETLRSEMGIGRWGKELGPDLLPQEARLERYAIDFRKGCYVGQEVVSRLAYVGRVHRVLSLLAWQGEEGEPSEPVHFAREDTTPLKSTSLAYSFALNRFIALAFLPVIHSEPGTRYHSPYGPWQVIEFPAQLQPFP encoded by the coding sequence ATGAAAGCATTCCAGTTGCAACCTCTCTACGAAACCATCCGGCGGGGGGGCAAGGCGTGGTATCCCTTAGGCCCCAGGGTGCTCTGGAGAGTGACCGGGAAGGACGGGCTAAGGTATCTCCATGGCCAGTTAACTCGGGACATCCTAAACCAGCCGCCAGGGACAGCTTGTTATGCATTGGCTTTAACGCCGAAAGGGAAACTGGAAGCGGAATGCACCGTCTGCCGGGGGATAGCTGGGGAACTCTGGGTAGAAGCTCCCTGGGAATTAAAAGAAGTGTTACAGAAAAGATGGGAAAAGTTTCTTGTGGCTGACGAGGTCTTGTTTGAAGAATGTTCCCTGGCTTGGAGCCTAATCCACTGTTTTGGATCAGAACCGCCGGTTCTTTCCTCAAACTTCTTGTGCTGGGAAAGCCGTCGCCTTGGACTTCCGGGCTGGGATCTTTGGGTACCCGTGGGCGAGCTAGAAAAGCTATCCGTTGACCTTCCGCAAGTCCCTGAGCCCCTATGGGAAACGTTGCGCTCGGAAATGGGGATCGGCCGGTGGGGCAAGGAACTAGGACCGGATCTTCTGCCTCAAGAGGCAAGACTGGAGCGCTACGCAATTGACTTTAGAAAAGGTTGTTACGTAGGCCAGGAAGTCGTCTCCCGGCTAGCCTACGTGGGTCGTGTACATCGAGTTCTCAGTTTGCTCGCTTGGCAGGGAGAAGAGGGCGAACCATCTGAGCCTGTCCATTTCGCTCGAGAGGATACAACACCTCTCAAAAGCACAAGTCTTGCCTATTCCTTTGCTTTGAATCGTTTCATAGCTCTGGCTTTTCTCCCGGTCATTCACTCCGAACCGGGTACACGTTACCATTCCCCCTATGGGCCGTGGCAGGTCATAGAATTCCCCGCTCAGCTGCAACCATTTCCCTAG
- a CDS encoding nucleoside deaminase, translated as MSSPNIDQYNLDQFFMEEALRIAEEAAERGEVPVGAVVIRGQEILARASNRVEELRDALAHAEVLALREAARIVGDWRLSGCTLYVTKEPCFFCAGAILLTRVTRVVFGVADPKMGGLGGALHVILGPDGRPRFPCEVEGGVLAERSLQLLQDFFRALRRSDL; from the coding sequence ATGAGCTCCCCGAACATTGACCAATATAACCTGGACCAGTTCTTTATGGAAGAAGCTCTCCGAATTGCCGAAGAGGCCGCGGAGCGAGGAGAAGTACCCGTCGGAGCCGTGGTCATCCGCGGCCAAGAAATCCTTGCGCGGGCCTCAAACCGGGTTGAGGAACTCCGTGACGCTCTGGCTCATGCTGAGGTTCTTGCGCTACGGGAAGCGGCACGGATCGTAGGGGATTGGAGGCTTAGTGGCTGCACGCTCTATGTTACAAAGGAACCGTGTTTTTTTTGTGCCGGAGCCATTCTCCTAACGCGCGTTACGCGCGTGGTCTTTGGGGTGGCAGACCCCAAAATGGGTGGGTTAGGAGGAGCCCTTCACGTGATCCTGGGTCCAGATGGGCGCCCCCGCTTCCCGTGCGAGGTAGAGGGAGGGGTCCTTGCGGAACGCTCGCTCCAACTTCTCCAAGATTTTTTCCGTGCTCTGCGCCGATCCGATCTTTAA
- the uvrA gene encoding excinuclease ABC subunit UvrA: MSLVYPREGNRDSLVPKGCTYLGRVPRKENDNVFGSAMSFTTTETKEDVLWIAGARTHNLAGIEVAIPHGRLTVITGPSGSGKSSLAFHTLYAEGYRRYVETFSPYTRQFLERLPKPDLDKIEGVIPAIAVEQGKIVKSSRSTVATLTQILDLLKILFSRLGVAFCPRCSQLLRPKGPREITEELLACGKSEEAIVLFPMTLPKDSVWGEVFTFLQAQGFVRIWWQNRLWRVDETPPEGDPPLELWIVADRFLVKESLRSRISDSLERALELGKGRVDVLLREGECPWRHQRFASRWVCATCGYDQLPEPQPSLFTPHHPLGACSRCQGFGRTVDWDWAKVVPDPSLSLRRGAVAPLRSSRASGWWDKMLAACRKRGIPIHVPVGELGEKEKAFIWEGDEAFPSEEKTGWRGVLGFFEFLATKSYKPHIRIFLSKYRSYTPCPACQGSGLNERACQFRIAFGGDRWLTLADTLALTAAEATKLFQALSIPSWDRVSEELRTALVRRLEALVEVGLGYLALSRPSRTLSGGETQRVHLISCLGSGLVHTLFVLDEPTVGLHPRDSARLVGALEKLRDGGNTVVVVEHDEAIIRRADHIVELGPGRGSGGGRVVFSGSPAELLRHPSSLTGAYLSGRSQVARHGVREPKPGFWLKLSGIRAHNLSGIDVSLPLGVLVCLVGVSGSGKSTLLEQGIIAGLSQKLSLSVDIERQGSVEAVEGWEHIRDVIFVDPAPPSRTPRSVVASYVGVLDPLRELFARTEEAQLKDLRAVDFSFNAGKGRCPRCKGAGVEEVPMQFLADVFLPCSACDGRRFQEPVLEVRYHGRTILDVLDCTAEDALDFFEGVGKRAAEPEKRWNLRICEGLELLRSVGLGYLKLGQRLSELSGGESQRIKLAAHLMQGLGQERRVPNRSQTTLLLMDEPSVGLHPDDLQALVATLDRLLNLGYSIVIIEHNLDLIRCADWLVELGPGGGPEGGKVIASGPPGEVARQQGSPTGELLQRKWQERGESLASPPAVWGSPRRPLPSGVISIRNATHHNLQSVSLDIPWGRWTAFSGLSGSGKSTLAFELLFAEGQRRYLECVSPYVRQFVEQLERPEVESVTGVPPSVAVEQRASLAGPKSTVGTVTEIYPFLRLLYAKLGLPHDPKTGERAQKQTLEEIARKIDQLLLRTQRLWVLAPLVRGRKGSYARLGLWAQKKGYPYLWVDGRMIASDSYQPLARFREHTIHVVLGELNASGSPEKMRVLVQEGLSLGKGSVYTLDSRGKLVLYSVHFHCPSTGSSFEELDPRLFSFHSPHGWCPACRGFGVELLGRQEDRLEGFGEQGLEGVPQTGSGSALCECCGGQRLNELARRVTLPLGAWLHPDGPTLPELCRLTIRELVRYWDSIKLEGTLALIASEIHQQVRQRLAFLEGVGLGYLTLDRPMGTLSAGESQRIRLAAQLGSPLQGVLYVLDEPTIGLHPRECQGLLDAVEKLKARRNTIVMVEHDEEALRRADWIVELGPGAGKGGGKIVAEGKWDELIEKDCATARAFRQTRRHPLRGARRPCPGEQGWLRVEGACVHNLKDLVVEIPLGRLVVICGPSGAGKSTLLQHVVFPAVCGSEPGRKNRPKGRAQEGSGWKRVEGAERIGGVRLVDSEPIGKTPRSTPATYIGLMDALREFFASLPLARQRGYGPGRFSYNNREGQCPQCGGCGMLRVQLPLLSPTTLRCQGCKGMRFNPQTLEVQYRGRNLAQVLALTAEEALEFFSGLPRIERKLRLLCDVGLGYLPLGQPSPTLSGGEAQRIKLVAELEAWSVAFRMGRSRKGLLPYLYLLEEPTIGLHLEDVTKLLATLQALVDQGHTVVVVEHHPEVIAEADWVIELGPGAAEEGGWIVASGPPETIVTVPGSPTGPYLEAVLQEASQ, from the coding sequence ATGAGTCTAGTCTATCCTCGTGAGGGAAATCGGGATAGCCTAGTTCCCAAGGGGTGCACCTACTTGGGAAGAGTCCCCAGAAAAGAGAACGACAATGTTTTCGGATCGGCTATGTCTTTTACCACGACCGAAACAAAAGAGGATGTGCTTTGGATTGCGGGAGCCCGGACTCATAACCTTGCCGGGATTGAAGTCGCGATTCCTCACGGTCGGTTGACCGTGATTACGGGGCCGAGCGGTTCCGGGAAGTCTTCTCTTGCTTTCCACACCCTGTATGCCGAGGGGTACCGGCGGTACGTGGAGACGTTTTCTCCCTATACCCGCCAGTTTTTGGAGCGGCTTCCGAAACCGGACCTCGACAAAATCGAAGGAGTCATCCCGGCGATTGCTGTGGAGCAGGGGAAGATTGTCAAAAGTTCGCGGAGTACGGTTGCCACGCTTACCCAGATTTTGGATCTTCTCAAAATCCTTTTTTCTCGGTTGGGGGTAGCATTTTGCCCTCGATGCAGCCAGCTTTTGCGGCCCAAGGGGCCGAGAGAGATTACGGAAGAGCTCCTTGCGTGCGGGAAGAGTGAAGAAGCCATCGTGTTATTTCCGATGACCCTTCCGAAAGATTCGGTTTGGGGGGAGGTGTTTACTTTTCTTCAGGCGCAGGGGTTTGTGCGGATCTGGTGGCAAAATCGGCTCTGGCGGGTGGACGAGACCCCACCGGAAGGTGATCCTCCCCTAGAACTTTGGATCGTTGCGGACCGTTTCTTGGTGAAAGAGAGCTTGCGATCGCGCATCTCTGATTCCCTGGAGCGAGCTTTGGAGCTTGGCAAGGGGCGGGTGGATGTGCTTCTTCGCGAGGGGGAATGCCCATGGCGGCACCAGCGTTTTGCTTCCCGGTGGGTTTGTGCCACCTGCGGATATGACCAGCTTCCCGAGCCCCAGCCTTCCCTTTTTACGCCTCATCACCCTTTAGGAGCCTGCTCGAGGTGTCAGGGTTTTGGGCGGACGGTCGATTGGGACTGGGCGAAAGTGGTCCCGGACCCCTCGCTTTCCTTGCGCCGGGGTGCCGTTGCACCTCTCCGGTCGTCCCGGGCTTCCGGCTGGTGGGACAAAATGCTAGCGGCCTGCCGCAAGCGCGGGATCCCTATCCATGTTCCGGTTGGCGAATTGGGAGAAAAAGAAAAGGCCTTTATCTGGGAGGGAGATGAGGCGTTTCCATCGGAAGAAAAAACCGGATGGCGTGGTGTGTTGGGATTTTTTGAATTCCTCGCAACGAAAAGCTATAAGCCTCATATTCGAATTTTTCTATCGAAATACCGCTCCTACACGCCCTGCCCGGCCTGCCAGGGAAGCGGGTTAAACGAACGCGCGTGCCAATTCCGAATCGCTTTTGGCGGGGATCGATGGTTGACGCTTGCTGACACCCTTGCGCTGACGGCAGCGGAAGCAACCAAGCTTTTTCAAGCTCTTTCCATTCCTTCTTGGGACCGGGTAAGCGAGGAGCTACGAACCGCGCTGGTTCGGAGATTGGAAGCGCTTGTCGAGGTGGGTCTTGGGTATCTTGCGCTCAGCCGGCCCTCGCGCACCCTTTCTGGAGGAGAGACCCAAAGGGTTCACTTGATTTCCTGCCTGGGGAGCGGGTTGGTGCATACCCTATTTGTACTGGATGAACCGACCGTGGGTCTCCACCCCCGGGATAGCGCGCGGCTGGTGGGAGCGTTGGAAAAATTGCGGGATGGGGGCAACACCGTCGTCGTCGTGGAGCATGATGAGGCAATCATCCGCAGGGCCGATCACATCGTAGAATTGGGACCCGGGCGGGGTTCGGGCGGAGGAAGAGTTGTTTTTTCCGGTAGTCCTGCCGAGCTCCTTCGCCATCCTAGTTCCCTTACGGGTGCCTATCTCTCAGGAAGATCCCAGGTGGCCCGTCACGGTGTTCGGGAACCGAAACCGGGCTTTTGGCTAAAACTTTCTGGCATTCGGGCCCACAACCTTTCAGGGATCGATGTCAGCTTGCCGCTGGGTGTTCTTGTCTGCCTCGTGGGAGTGAGTGGTTCGGGAAAGAGCACACTTCTCGAGCAGGGTATTATCGCCGGATTAAGCCAAAAACTTTCGCTTTCCGTGGACATCGAAAGACAGGGGAGTGTGGAGGCGGTGGAAGGTTGGGAGCACATCCGGGACGTTATCTTTGTGGATCCGGCTCCCCCCTCCCGAACCCCTCGGTCTGTGGTGGCTTCCTACGTAGGAGTGCTCGATCCTCTTCGCGAGCTTTTTGCTCGAACTGAGGAGGCACAACTCAAAGATCTTCGGGCGGTCGATTTTTCTTTTAATGCCGGCAAGGGCCGGTGTCCCCGATGCAAAGGGGCCGGTGTGGAAGAAGTTCCGATGCAGTTTCTCGCGGATGTTTTTCTGCCTTGTTCAGCCTGTGATGGCCGGCGGTTTCAAGAACCGGTTCTCGAGGTCCGCTATCACGGGCGCACAATTTTGGACGTTTTAGACTGCACGGCAGAGGATGCTCTGGATTTTTTCGAAGGAGTTGGCAAGAGAGCCGCGGAGCCAGAAAAACGATGGAACCTTCGTATTTGCGAGGGATTGGAACTTTTGCGCTCGGTAGGCCTTGGTTACCTGAAACTCGGCCAGCGCTTAAGCGAACTTTCCGGAGGTGAATCCCAAAGGATCAAACTAGCGGCGCATCTCATGCAGGGGCTCGGGCAAGAGAGGCGAGTCCCGAACCGGTCCCAAACAACGCTTCTCCTTATGGACGAACCTTCGGTGGGGTTGCACCCGGATGATCTCCAGGCGTTGGTGGCGACATTGGACCGGTTGCTCAATCTGGGTTATTCAATCGTCATTATTGAGCATAACCTGGACCTTATCCGGTGTGCGGACTGGCTTGTGGAACTGGGACCTGGGGGAGGGCCGGAAGGCGGAAAAGTCATTGCCAGTGGTCCTCCTGGAGAGGTAGCTCGCCAGCAGGGAAGCCCGACAGGGGAACTCTTGCAAAGGAAATGGCAGGAGCGCGGCGAGTCTTTGGCGAGCCCACCAGCAGTTTGGGGGTCACCGCGGCGCCCTCTTCCCTCTGGGGTCATCTCGATCCGTAACGCAACCCATCATAATCTCCAATCGGTTTCCTTGGATATTCCCTGGGGCCGCTGGACGGCTTTCTCCGGTTTGAGCGGTTCCGGCAAGTCTACACTGGCTTTTGAGCTTCTTTTTGCCGAAGGGCAGCGCCGGTACCTGGAATGTGTCAGTCCCTATGTTCGGCAGTTTGTTGAGCAGCTGGAACGACCGGAGGTAGAATCCGTGACCGGGGTCCCGCCTAGCGTGGCAGTGGAACAGCGGGCTTCCTTGGCTGGCCCTAAAAGTACCGTAGGAACCGTAACGGAGATTTATCCCTTTTTGCGGCTTCTTTATGCGAAGCTGGGACTACCTCACGATCCTAAAACCGGCGAAAGAGCACAAAAACAGACTCTGGAGGAAATCGCGCGAAAAATTGACCAACTCCTTCTCAGGACACAACGCCTCTGGGTTCTAGCTCCGTTGGTTCGGGGCCGAAAAGGATCCTACGCGAGGCTTGGTTTGTGGGCTCAAAAGAAGGGCTACCCCTATCTTTGGGTCGATGGGAGGATGATTGCGTCCGACTCGTATCAACCGTTGGCTCGTTTTCGAGAACATACTATTCATGTCGTCTTGGGAGAGCTGAATGCATCGGGCTCGCCAGAAAAAATGCGCGTATTGGTGCAGGAGGGTCTATCCTTGGGCAAGGGAAGTGTCTATACGTTGGACAGCCGGGGCAAGCTTGTCCTCTATAGCGTGCATTTTCACTGCCCAAGCACTGGGAGTTCCTTTGAGGAACTGGATCCCAGGCTTTTTTCCTTTCATTCGCCCCATGGATGGTGCCCGGCGTGCCGGGGATTTGGCGTAGAACTTTTAGGGAGACAAGAGGATCGTCTGGAAGGTTTTGGCGAACAAGGGTTGGAGGGAGTGCCGCAGACCGGCTCTGGAAGCGCTCTTTGCGAATGTTGCGGTGGCCAACGACTGAATGAACTCGCACGCCGCGTGACCTTGCCTTTGGGTGCGTGGTTGCATCCGGATGGGCCGACTCTTCCTGAGCTCTGTCGCCTCACGATCCGGGAGCTCGTGCGTTACTGGGATTCCATAAAGCTGGAAGGAACGCTCGCTCTCATTGCATCGGAAATTCACCAGCAGGTTCGGCAGCGCTTGGCTTTTCTGGAAGGCGTGGGGCTTGGCTACCTCACGCTGGATCGGCCAATGGGAACTCTTTCGGCTGGAGAATCTCAGAGGATCCGCCTGGCGGCTCAACTGGGTTCACCTCTCCAAGGGGTGCTCTATGTGCTCGATGAGCCGACCATCGGGCTTCACCCTCGAGAGTGCCAGGGGCTATTGGATGCCGTGGAAAAACTCAAAGCCCGGCGCAATACCATTGTCATGGTAGAACATGACGAGGAAGCCCTTCGAAGGGCTGACTGGATTGTGGAGCTCGGACCGGGAGCGGGAAAAGGCGGGGGTAAGATTGTGGCCGAAGGAAAATGGGACGAGCTCATAGAAAAGGATTGCGCCACGGCCCGAGCGTTTCGGCAGACTCGACGCCATCCCTTGCGAGGAGCTCGCAGACCGTGTCCTGGGGAACAAGGATGGTTACGGGTCGAGGGGGCCTGCGTGCACAATCTCAAGGACCTTGTCGTCGAGATCCCACTGGGGCGGCTCGTTGTTATTTGCGGACCTAGTGGGGCAGGAAAAAGCACGCTTTTACAGCACGTGGTATTCCCTGCGGTTTGCGGTTCCGAGCCCGGGCGGAAAAACAGGCCGAAAGGGAGGGCTCAAGAAGGATCTGGATGGAAGCGGGTGGAGGGAGCAGAACGGATCGGCGGTGTGCGGCTAGTGGATTCGGAGCCGATTGGGAAAACGCCCCGTTCGACGCCGGCTACCTACATCGGGCTCATGGATGCTCTCAGGGAATTTTTTGCCTCGCTCCCTCTGGCGCGACAGAGGGGTTATGGCCCCGGGCGGTTTTCCTACAACAATCGCGAGGGTCAATGCCCGCAATGTGGGGGATGTGGTATGCTACGGGTACAGCTGCCCCTTTTATCCCCTACCACATTGCGCTGCCAGGGTTGCAAGGGAATGCGATTTAATCCTCAAACCCTAGAGGTTCAATACCGCGGAAGGAATCTTGCGCAGGTGCTTGCCCTGACGGCGGAAGAAGCCCTGGAGTTTTTTTCGGGGCTCCCCCGGATAGAACGGAAGTTGCGGCTTTTGTGCGATGTCGGTTTGGGTTACTTGCCTCTCGGCCAGCCTAGTCCCACTCTTTCCGGGGGAGAAGCCCAGCGGATCAAGCTTGTGGCCGAGCTTGAGGCTTGGTCGGTTGCTTTTCGTATGGGCCGGTCCCGGAAAGGTTTGCTTCCTTACCTCTACCTTCTGGAAGAACCTACCATCGGGCTTCACTTGGAGGATGTGACGAAACTGCTTGCTACCCTCCAGGCGCTTGTTGATCAGGGCCACACGGTTGTGGTCGTAGAGCACCATCCGGAGGTGATCGCGGAAGCCGACTGGGTGATTGAGTTAGGCCCGGGGGCCGCAGAAGAAGGAGGGTGGATCGTCGCGAGCGGTCCTCCGGAAACAATCGTTACTGTGCCAGGCTCTCCGACTGGACCCTATCTGGAGGCCGTCTTGCAAGAGGCCTCACAGTAA
- a CDS encoding efflux transporter outer membrane subunit, which translates to MGAFMSFSQKEKANLWLLLFLLSLGFPGCAVGPDYQRPAAPVPKKWKWQPGSLSSKNGPGANQGKWKVATPQDGIAKGTWWRVFRDPQLDALESEATLQNQSLLAAAHRVLVARAQALSVLSSLFPNLDLNSSFVRERVSPNQPFFPKGRFSPYANDFRAALDTLYELDVWGRIRRSFEAAQALAQASQADYETVLLTLHADVANNYYTLRAIDAQILALQGTLEAVKRNLELVRARFQGGLANELDLARAQTEKETVESQLIGLKVTRAQLENAIALDLGRPASSFQLPFHPLEMDKDPPPVPAYLPSELLERRPDVAGAERRMAASNAQIGVATAAFFPTIRLTGSGGFESVQLSNLFSWSSRMWAIGPSLYFPLFEGGRLAANLEAARAAYEASVNDYRQQVLQAFREVEDALSSIRILGQQMVVQRRAVEAARKQYDVSLTRFKEGLVDYFEVDDSERTWTSAQLVEAQIAGQRYVSTVTLIKALGGGWLESTRPSQE; encoded by the coding sequence ATGGGTGCTTTTATGTCTTTCTCCCAGAAAGAAAAAGCTAATCTATGGCTTTTGCTTTTTCTTCTGTCCCTTGGTTTTCCTGGGTGTGCCGTAGGTCCGGACTACCAGCGACCCGCAGCTCCCGTCCCGAAAAAGTGGAAATGGCAACCTGGTTCTCTTTCCTCAAAGAATGGCCCCGGTGCAAACCAAGGCAAATGGAAAGTCGCCACCCCGCAAGACGGGATTGCCAAAGGCACCTGGTGGCGCGTCTTTCGGGATCCTCAATTGGATGCTCTGGAAAGCGAGGCGACCCTACAGAACCAATCCCTGCTTGCGGCTGCCCACCGTGTGTTGGTGGCCAGGGCCCAGGCGCTTTCGGTTCTGAGCTCGCTCTTTCCCAACCTTGACTTGAATAGCTCCTTTGTGCGGGAAAGAGTTTCTCCAAACCAGCCCTTTTTTCCGAAAGGGAGATTCTCGCCCTATGCCAACGACTTTCGGGCAGCCCTTGACACTCTCTACGAGCTAGATGTTTGGGGACGCATCCGGCGAAGTTTTGAGGCAGCCCAGGCACTGGCCCAAGCAAGTCAGGCAGACTATGAGACGGTTCTCCTCACCCTGCACGCAGATGTCGCTAACAACTATTACACGCTGCGTGCCATTGATGCCCAGATCCTAGCACTTCAAGGAACTCTCGAAGCGGTTAAGCGAAACCTTGAGCTGGTGCGCGCTCGATTTCAAGGCGGATTGGCCAACGAGCTCGATCTGGCGCGCGCGCAAACGGAAAAGGAAACCGTGGAGTCCCAGCTCATCGGGCTCAAAGTCACGCGGGCACAATTGGAAAATGCCATTGCTCTGGACCTGGGACGCCCGGCTTCGTCCTTTCAACTCCCGTTCCATCCTCTCGAAATGGATAAGGATCCTCCGCCCGTGCCAGCCTACCTTCCTTCGGAACTCCTTGAGAGGCGACCTGACGTGGCAGGCGCCGAACGCCGAATGGCGGCTTCCAACGCCCAGATCGGGGTGGCCACTGCCGCCTTTTTCCCCACCATCCGCCTGACGGGTAGTGGAGGATTTGAAAGTGTACAACTTTCGAATCTTTTTTCCTGGTCCAGTCGAATGTGGGCGATCGGTCCTTCGCTTTACTTCCCGCTCTTTGAAGGGGGTCGGCTGGCCGCCAACCTGGAGGCCGCTCGAGCCGCGTACGAAGCAAGCGTGAACGATTACCGCCAGCAAGTCCTCCAGGCTTTCCGCGAAGTAGAGGACGCCCTTTCGAGTATTCGAATCCTCGGCCAGCAAATGGTCGTTCAACGGCGAGCCGTCGAAGCAGCCCGCAAGCAATACGACGTATCCCTCACGCGCTTCAAGGAAGGCCTGGTGGACTATTTTGAGGTCGACGATTCAGAGCGCACTTGGACAAGCGCGCAGTTGGTCGAAGCCCAAATCGCCGGGCAACGCTACGTTTCCACCGTGACATTGATTAAAGCACTTGGAGGAGGATGGCTCGAATCTACCCGTCCGAGCCAAGAATAA
- a CDS encoding M24 family metallopeptidase: MKLVRLLYAASETNADMLYATRILVPDPFLWWEKNGETFAAFSRLEVDRARRLCSVQHVLATEEILPSEKKRHSPVALILAVSRKFGFRSILVPPSFPVALADALRRKGLKVRVGPSPFFPGRAIKTEKEVEHILQAVRMAEAGLKRALEILERATIGKDNRLRWRGGVLTSERLRSEIEAVIVEQGGMPWGTIVAGGKQACDPHERGSGPLPAGEPIVLDIFPRDSSTGYYGDLTRTVVKGRAPGRVRKLYHTVAEGKRRILRQLKDGVDGAKLQRELVQWFQEQGYPTEKREGRWVGFFHGLGHGLGLEIHEPPRFGSDTLHEGNVVTVEPGLYYPELGGVRLEDVVWIRKEGIENLTSAPERLEIP, translated from the coding sequence ATGAAGCTTGTGCGACTGCTCTACGCTGCCAGTGAAACCAACGCCGATATGCTTTATGCAACCCGAATCCTGGTACCGGACCCCTTCCTTTGGTGGGAAAAAAACGGCGAGACATTCGCCGCGTTTTCCCGGCTGGAAGTCGATCGTGCGCGTCGGCTTTGCAGCGTGCAGCATGTGCTCGCCACAGAAGAGATTCTCCCTTCGGAAAAGAAACGGCATAGTCCGGTAGCCTTGATTCTGGCTGTAAGTCGGAAATTTGGTTTTCGATCCATCCTGGTGCCACCCAGCTTTCCCGTAGCTCTCGCCGATGCTTTACGGAGAAAGGGTCTCAAAGTGCGGGTCGGGCCATCTCCGTTTTTTCCGGGTCGCGCCATTAAAACTGAGAAGGAAGTCGAGCATATCCTTCAGGCAGTCCGCATGGCGGAGGCGGGACTGAAACGTGCTTTGGAGATTTTGGAGCGGGCGACCATTGGAAAAGACAACCGGCTGCGCTGGCGAGGAGGGGTTCTTACCTCCGAGCGACTGAGAAGCGAGATCGAGGCCGTCATTGTGGAGCAGGGAGGAATGCCTTGGGGCACGATTGTAGCGGGTGGAAAACAGGCCTGTGATCCTCATGAACGCGGCAGCGGGCCTCTTCCAGCAGGGGAACCTATCGTCTTGGACATTTTTCCCCGCGATTCCTCTACGGGCTATTATGGGGACTTGACCCGAACCGTGGTCAAAGGAAGAGCACCGGGGCGAGTACGAAAGCTTTACCACACGGTGGCCGAGGGGAAGCGCCGGATCTTGAGGCAGTTGAAAGACGGAGTGGATGGAGCCAAGCTCCAGCGCGAGCTGGTGCAGTGGTTCCAAGAGCAAGGATACCCGACGGAAAAGCGAGAAGGTCGCTGGGTAGGATTTTTTCACGGACTAGGCCACGGGCTGGGACTGGAGATTCACGAGCCGCCCCGTTTTGGTTCCGACACCCTTCACGAAGGAAACGTGGTGACAGTTGAGCCCGGTCTTTACTATCCGGAGCTGGGCGGAGTACGACTGGAGGACGTGGTGTGGATCCGAAAAGAGGGGATTGAGAACCTGACCTCGGCACCCGAACGCCTTGAAATTCCCTAA
- a CDS encoding HU family DNA-binding protein, which yields MSLSRAGLVELVQKTLGKDTTKVAAERAVNAVIQALKTGIKKSGRVQLIGFGTFKVVTRKARTGVNPKTGEKIKIKASKTVRFIPGSDLRKGL from the coding sequence ATGAGTCTTAGTCGTGCAGGCTTAGTAGAACTCGTACAGAAGACCCTCGGGAAAGATACAACAAAGGTAGCAGCCGAACGAGCGGTCAACGCAGTCATTCAAGCCTTAAAAACGGGCATCAAAAAAAGCGGTCGTGTACAGCTCATTGGGTTTGGCACCTTTAAGGTCGTTACACGGAAAGCCCGGACCGGTGTGAATCCCAAAACCGGCGAAAAAATCAAAATCAAAGCTTCCAAGACCGTTCGATTTATCCCGGGTTCCGACCTTCGAAAGGGACTCTAA